CCACTATCGTGACGACTCCGGCTTGGAGATCGACATCATCGTCGAGTTGAACGACGGCACCTGGTCGGCGTTCGAGGTGAAGCTCGGGGGCGAGGCGCACATCGAGTCCGCGGCGTCGAACCTCAAGAAGCTGCAAGGGAAGGTATCGGCCAGGCGCGCCGAGCAGCTCAGGTCGCTCAACGTGATCACAGCGGGAAAGGTCAGCTTGACTCGACCCGATGGCGTCAATGTCGTCGCCCTCGGCCACCTCACCGCGAGCTGAGACGAGCCGCGGCAGTACTGCCGCGGCTCTCCTTGGCCCTCCAGGTCATGGGGTGTAAGGGCTAGTCCCGCCCAGAAGCGTTCGCCTTGATCGCGTCGGCGACGAACTCGGCGAGCCCCGCGGCGCGCTTCTCGTAGTGCGCGGTGAAGCGCGGGTCTGCCAGGTACATCTCGGCCAGACCGCGGTGGATGGCGTAGCCGCAGTCGTAGTAGAAGCGCGAGATGAGCTGCCTATGGGCCTCGGCAGCCTCCAGGGCGCGCTGGTCCGTCGGGGAGACGCCGGCGGCCAGAAGTTCGGCGAACTTGGCCTCGATGGCCTCGCTCTCCTGCGAGATGCGCAGCCAGTCCTCCTTCGTGTAGCTCTTGGTGCGGCGCTGGCTCTCACGGTAGGCGTCCGTGTCGCCCCAGCGCTCCTCGGCTTCCTTGGCGTGCTTCGTGGGGTCCTCGTCGCCGAAGACCTCGAGCAGCTCCTTGGGGTTAAGGTTGATTCCCATGTGTATCGCCTCCATCTGCTTGCGTAGCGACCGCCGCATGGCGAGCAGCTTCTCGAGCCGCGCGTTCAGCACCGCCTCCTGGCGTCTCAGGTGCTCCATGGGGTCGGCGGCCGGGTCGGAGAGGAGCTCCTGGATGGCGCCCAGCTCGAGGCCGAGCTCCCGGTAGGCGAGCACGGCGTGCAAGCGCTCCAGGTCGCCCGGCGTGTAGCGCCGGTAACCCGCCTCGCTGCGCTCGCTCGGCGACAGCAGGCCGTACTCGTCGTAATGGTGGAGCGTCCGGACGCTCACGTTCGCGAGCTTGGCCACCTCGCCGACCGTCAGTGCTTCGTTCTGGGTCCGCCTCACAGGCATGCGCCTCCTTCCCGCCGTTCACGGTAGACCCTTACGTTACGTGAGGGTCAAGGGGCGCTGGTCAACTCTAGGGGATCACGGCACGAGCAAGCGCATCGCCGTTGCCACGGGCAGATAGAGAGTAAGCGGACGGGCGATCAACGGCACGAACCCGAAAGAGGCGTAGAACGACGCCGCCCTGTCGTCGATGGCATGGGCGAACACGGCATGGGCTCCGATTGACGATGTGACCACCGTCCTCAACGCGTCGAACAGCAAGGCCTCGCCCAATCCTTGCCCCGCATAGTCGATATGCCTACCGAGCCAGCCGATCAGCACCGCGGGCACGGAAGGGTAACGAGGCAACCGCTTCGCCAGCACGGTCGGTACGTCCGTTAGGGGTACGTTGCTGGAAGACAACGTGTAGAATCCGGCGAGCCGACCCGTCGAACCCTCCACGGCCACGAAGCACTTCGCATAGTTACGCTTCACGTCTTGCGACACGACCTCGTGGAAGTAGGCATCGATCCGCGCGTTGCCGCACGAGAAACCGGTCCGCTCGTGCTCGCCACTGAGCGGTTCTATGGCGAAGCGGGCACTCACCTGCGCTCGATCAACTCAGCGTGCCGCCTGGCGGCACGTTCCAGCCTCTCATTGGGTTCGGGCGGCTCCATGAGCGCCTCGGCGAAGCGGACCTGGTCCTCTCGAGCAAGGCGCATGATCTCCGCCTCCTCGACGACACGCCGCGCATCCTCGCCTGCGGTAGCTATGAGATAGCCGGTCAGTGTCATGCCGCGCAACCGAGCGGCACGCTGCATCTGCTCGTATACATGGACTGGGATGCGAGCCTCCAGTCTGGCGGTCTCGTTCTCGACAGGTGACCTGGCCACCATCAACTCCTCTCTGGATATCATACGGCAAAATGCCGTAGCTCTATTTGGCTAGGTGCGACTCTCCTCGACCGTTGGCCTAGCCCAGATGACACGGTGACGCGTTAGGCTAACCGCAATGACCTCAGACAAGACAACGGACTCGGACCTAGAGGCCCTACGCGCCGGCGCATACGACATCGCCAAGGCCGCCGGCGAGGCGATCCTCGCGATCTACGCCACCGACTTCGCCGTCAGTACGAAAGCGGACGCCTCACCGGTGACGGCGGCGGACGTCGCGTCCCAGGACGTGATCGAGGCGGGCCTCGCCAAGCTGGCGCCGGGCGTGCCCGTCATCGCCGAGGAGTCGCCGGCCCCGGCGTTCGAGGAGCGCAGAACGTGGCGGCGCTTCTGGCTCGTCGACCCGCTCGACGGCACCAAGGAGTTCGTCAAGCGCAACGGCGAGTTCTCCGTGAACATCGCCTTGATCGAGGACGGCGTTCCGGTACTCGGCGTCGTGCACGCGCCCGTGGCCGGCCTGACGTACACGGGCGTCGCCGCGCATGCCGGCAAGCCGGCGAGCGCCTGGCGTCTCGACGCGGAGGGCAACGCCCACCCCATCCACGTCCGCCCGCCCACGGCCGAGGGGCCGGTGCGCGTGATGGTGAGCCGCTCCCACGCGAACGCCGCGACGGCGGCGTTCATCGAACGGCTGCGCGAGAAGTACGGCGAGGTCGAGACCATCGCGCGCGGCTCCGCCATCAAGACCTGCCTAGTGGCAGACGGCACGGCCCACTTCTACGCGCGGCTGGGGCCGACGATGTGGTGGGACACCGCGGCGGCCCAGGCCGTGTTGGAGGCGGCGGGCGGAGCGATGACCGAGGCCAGCGGCGGGCGGGCGCTCAAGTACGTGGGGGATGCGTTGTCGAACCCCGGGTTCGTGGCGGCTTACACCGCTATTGTTGCCGAAACTTAGAATACGAGCAGAAACGCGCGAAGGACGTGGCATTGAGATTCACATCGCGAGCCCATGCGCGAGTACGCTCGCTCTTAGATAACCGTGGTGCCGTGAGCAAGCTTGCGGCAGGCACAGCGTTCGCGCAACTGATAACGCTCCTAAGTTCACCTCTACTGACGCGCCTATTCTCGGCAAGCGAGTTCGGCACCTTCGCGCTCTTCGGTTCCGTGATGGCGCTCGTCGCCGTCGTTGCAAGCCTTCGTTACGACCAGGCCATTGCGATCGCCGAAGATGGTCAAGAAGTCTGTAATACTGTTGCGCTCTCGCTTACCGCATTGCTGGTAATAGCTCTTCTCGTTCTCCTCAGCGCCCAAGCGCTCCTGTTCCGGCTATCTGACTCCTCGGAGTGGGCCGCGCTTAAACCGATCGGGTTCCTGATACCCATGAGCGTCCTCTCGCTCGGGGCATACAAAGCTCTAAGCGTCTGGGCAATTAGACTGAACAGATTCGACGTGATTGCCAAGACGAGCATCTGGCAGGCCCTCGGAGTCGCTCTTCTACAGGTCGCATTCGGAGCCCTAGGCCTTGGTCCTGCCGGTCTGATACTTGGTCAAGTTCTCGGTCAGTTCGTCGGTATCGCTGCCCTGTTCCGGCTTCTGCGTGCCGAGAACGGCTTCCAGGTCAGCTTCGTCTCACCACGCGGCATGCTGGCAGCAGCTCGACGATATCGCCGCTTCCCGGTCTACTCAACGTGGTCGGCACTCTTCTCAGCTGCGACCCTGAGCATCCCTATGGCCCTTATCGCTGCCTTCTTCGGTCCGGCGGTCGCCGGCTACTACTCTCTTGGCCTCCGAGCGCTTCAAACACCGACACGCACGGTCGGGAACGCTATCAGCCAGGTCTACCTTGCGCTCACGACGAGCGCCGTAAGAGATAGGCGCCTTGCCGCAGCCGTGATGCCAGCCGTAGTTAGAACGGCCAAGCTTATGGTGCCCTTCGGCTTCGTGCTAGTCATTGCTAGCCCGGCTATGACCTCCCTCGTGTTCGGACCCGAGTGGCGGGAGGCCGGAGTCTACATGCAATGGTTGGCCCCGTGGGCCCTACTTACCGTCATCATGGCCCCCTTGGCTCCTCTATTCACAACCCTAGAGCGGCAGGATGCCGGCCTGTATTTCAATGCCGGGCTACTGATCCTCCGATCCGTATCTCTGATTATCTTCGCGCATGTCACCGATCCAGTCATTGCCATCGCGGCCTTGGCCACCTTGAGCGCCCTAGCTCAAGTAGCGATGCTCGAGTGGCTAGCTGGCACCGCTGGCATCAACCGCGGCATACTGCGTGCACGGCTTCTACGCCACGTGGTGACTGCACTCCCCTTTGCCGTACCCCTAGCAGCAGCGCTGTTCTTGTTGCCACCATGGAACGACGTGGTCACCGTAATCTACTCGGCAATCTGGCTGTCGATCCACTCTATAGCGCTGCTACTAGCCAGCAAGGGCGGAGACAGACTGGCTACTGGTCCTTAAGACTGCGCGACCCGCCCGTATAGGGCAAGGAGCGACGCATGCAGGGAAGCGCCCCGACCAGGTAGGCTTTAATCCACGCCCAACTGTCTCGCGCCATAGCTATGAGTTGAGCGGTGGAGCGCCACAGGCTAAAGAAAGGCCGATAGGGAGCCATGAACGACCAACATTCCCCCCAGAACACCGTATCCGTGCTCCTAGTCAATGGCTGGTCCGACGACAACAAGGGCGATGCCGCCATCGTAGAGGGTTTCAGTCGCTCGATGTCAAGAGCCGCGGAGGCGGAAGGGCACCGCCTCGAACTTAGCCTGATATCAAACTTCTCGGGCCCAAATTCCGAGATGGGCTACCATTACAGGCACACGAAGAATGCCTACCCAGGAGGCGTATACGCCTCCCTCCTGCCGGTCAATTTGACGGTACCGTCGGGGGGTGTCGCGACCAAGGCCCTGCGTCGGGCTCTCCAACTCCTGATAGCAACGCTGCTACTCGCGCTACCACGCAGCCGCCTCATTGCTCGCTTGCTGTCCGAGCCGCAGCGCCGTACCCTGGAACGCTTCCACGGGGCTGGCGTTGTGGCCAGCAAAGGTGGGCATATCTTCGCCTCTAACGGCTCGCCCCTCTCACTAGTCGGGCTATTCTCCAACTTGTATCCGCTTCTACTGGCCCAACGTCTCTCGATTCCGACGGGAATTTACGGCCAGTCAATCGGCCCCGTCATTGGTGCTAATCACCGCAAGCTATTGAGTCGAGTCCTCAAACGCATGCGCTTCGTATATCTCCGCGAGCCGACGAGCGTCGAGTACGTTCGCGCTCTCCTACCAACCGCCCATCATACCAGACTGAAACTCGTGTGGGACACGGCTTTCGCAATCGAGAGTGCGCCGCTGCCGGAGCGTGTCACTGCGAAGTTGCCTGAGCGCTTCGTGGCTCTTACCGTCCGTCAGTGGGCCTTCCCTTTCGACGTTCCAGGCCGGCGCAATGCCTTGTATGAGGCATACCTTAGTGCGATTGCGCACGTCGTTCGCCAAGTAGTCACTGAGCTCGA
This is a stretch of genomic DNA from Trueperaceae bacterium. It encodes these proteins:
- a CDS encoding MerR family transcriptional regulator gives rise to the protein MPVRRTQNEALTVGEVAKLANVSVRTLHHYDEYGLLSPSERSEAGYRRYTPGDLERLHAVLAYRELGLELGAIQELLSDPAADPMEHLRRQEAVLNARLEKLLAMRRSLRKQMEAIHMGINLNPKELLEVFGDEDPTKHAKEAEERWGDTDAYRESQRRTKSYTKEDWLRISQESEAIEAKFAELLAAGVSPTDQRALEAAEAHRQLISRFYYDCGYAIHRGLAEMYLADPRFTAHYEKRAAGLAEFVADAIKANASGRD
- a CDS encoding DUF1778 domain-containing protein; its protein translation is MQRAARLRGMTLTGYLIATAGEDARRVVEEAEIMRLAREDQVRFAEALMEPPEPNERLERAARRHAELIERR
- a CDS encoding polysaccharide pyruvyl transferase family protein; translated protein: MNDQHSPQNTVSVLLVNGWSDDNKGDAAIVEGFSRSMSRAAEAEGHRLELSLISNFSGPNSEMGYHYRHTKNAYPGGVYASLLPVNLTVPSGGVATKALRRALQLLIATLLLALPRSRLIARLLSEPQRRTLERFHGAGVVASKGGHIFASNGSPLSLVGLFSNLYPLLLAQRLSIPTGIYGQSIGPVIGANHRKLLSRVLKRMRFVYLREPTSVEYVRALLPTAHHTRLKLVWDTAFAIESAPLPERVTAKLPERFVALTVRQWAFPFDVPGRRNALYEAYLSAIAHVVRQVVTELETDVVVVPQVIGPTGLENDLTAQDQLKAQLGEQNRVHYLHDDFTAGQLMNLYGRATLLIGTRFHSVILALAAGTPAVAIAYHGFKTRGIMQMLGLEQYVLDIGALDREDLWQRVLAAYGEREAYAGYLSKRIPPIAKDEAETARQVVDLLGSERLSP
- the cysQ gene encoding 3'(2'),5'-bisphosphate nucleotidase CysQ, which translates into the protein MTSDKTTDSDLEALRAGAYDIAKAAGEAILAIYATDFAVSTKADASPVTAADVASQDVIEAGLAKLAPGVPVIAEESPAPAFEERRTWRRFWLVDPLDGTKEFVKRNGEFSVNIALIEDGVPVLGVVHAPVAGLTYTGVAAHAGKPASAWRLDAEGNAHPIHVRPPTAEGPVRVMVSRSHANAATAAFIERLREKYGEVETIARGSAIKTCLVADGTAHFYARLGPTMWWDTAAAQAVLEAAGGAMTEASGGRALKYVGDALSNPGFVAAYTAIVAET
- a CDS encoding oligosaccharide flippase family protein; protein product: MSKLAAGTAFAQLITLLSSPLLTRLFSASEFGTFALFGSVMALVAVVASLRYDQAIAIAEDGQEVCNTVALSLTALLVIALLVLLSAQALLFRLSDSSEWAALKPIGFLIPMSVLSLGAYKALSVWAIRLNRFDVIAKTSIWQALGVALLQVAFGALGLGPAGLILGQVLGQFVGIAALFRLLRAENGFQVSFVSPRGMLAAARRYRRFPVYSTWSALFSAATLSIPMALIAAFFGPAVAGYYSLGLRALQTPTRTVGNAISQVYLALTTSAVRDRRLAAAVMPAVVRTAKLMVPFGFVLVIASPAMTSLVFGPEWREAGVYMQWLAPWALLTVIMAPLAPLFTTLERQDAGLYFNAGLLILRSVSLIIFAHVTDPVIAIAALATLSALAQVAMLEWLAGTAGINRGILRARLLRHVVTALPFAVPLAAALFLLPPWNDVVTVIYSAIWLSIHSIALLLASKGGDRLATGP
- a CDS encoding GNAT family N-acetyltransferase, with the protein product MSARFAIEPLSGEHERTGFSCGNARIDAYFHEVVSQDVKRNYAKCFVAVEGSTGRLAGFYTLSSSNVPLTDVPTVLAKRLPRYPSVPAVLIGWLGRHIDYAGQGLGEALLFDALRTVVTSSIGAHAVFAHAIDDRAASFYASFGFVPLIARPLTLYLPVATAMRLLVP